The Cohnella abietis genome has a segment encoding these proteins:
- a CDS encoding ABC transporter permease, whose product MSFIREVTKNKFLYILALPGLMFLIVFAYVPLNGHLIAFKKYRLADGLWGSKFVGFDNFKFFFMSADWYKVTFNTAFLNGLFLVFGLGIALVLALFLNEIRHALFKRLAQSFIFMPYFISWLVVSMMAFAFLNTTDGVVNRTLEAYGAERINWYLKAEVWPAILTLIYVWKFAGYYSIIFLAAITGISGEFYESARIDGATRFQQIIHITIPLIRSVIIVLGLLGIGRIFYGDFGMIYGIIGDNSALYSTTDVIDTYTYRSLRVLSDFSKSSAVVLYQSVMGLITIVIFNLLAKKIDKDSGLF is encoded by the coding sequence ATGAGTTTTATTAGAGAGGTCACGAAAAATAAGTTCTTGTATATATTGGCGCTGCCCGGGCTGATGTTCTTGATCGTATTCGCTTATGTGCCGTTGAACGGACATTTGATCGCCTTCAAGAAATATCGGTTAGCAGATGGCCTATGGGGAAGCAAGTTCGTTGGATTCGATAATTTCAAATTTTTCTTCATGAGCGCCGACTGGTACAAGGTAACGTTTAATACGGCATTTCTTAACGGATTGTTCCTTGTATTCGGTTTAGGAATCGCTCTTGTACTTGCATTGTTTCTTAATGAAATTCGCCATGCACTCTTTAAGAGGCTAGCGCAGTCGTTTATCTTTATGCCTTATTTCATCTCATGGTTGGTTGTGAGCATGATGGCGTTCGCTTTTCTAAACACGACGGATGGCGTGGTCAACCGAACTTTAGAAGCGTACGGGGCAGAAAGAATCAATTGGTATTTGAAAGCCGAAGTGTGGCCAGCCATTCTAACACTGATTTACGTATGGAAGTTTGCAGGCTATTATTCGATTATTTTTCTAGCTGCTATCACAGGCATCTCTGGTGAATTTTACGAGAGCGCACGGATTGATGGGGCAACGCGTTTTCAACAAATCATTCATATTACCATTCCGTTAATTAGAAGCGTCATTATCGTGCTTGGATTACTGGGTATCGGTCGTATTTTCTATGGTGACTTCGGAATGATTTATGGAATTATCGGCGACAATAGCGCCTTGTATTCTACTACGGATGTTATTGACACCTACACGTATCGTTCACTTCGGGTATTGAGTGATTTCAGTAAATCCTCTGCCGTCGTCCTTTACCAGTCCGTTATGGGATTAATTACAATCGTCATTTTCAATCTATTAGCCAAAAAAATCGACAAGGATTCTGGCTTGTTCTAA